The segment ATGAGTGAGCTAGAGTTAATCAGCTAAGAGAcaagcagccaatcaggacTCTTCTATAAGTTAAAAAGTTGTTGTCAAACACAAACTGTCCACAATAAAGGGAGTTGAGTCCCCCATATGATCAAGACAAACTGCTTCATCAAAGTAGAAAAGCATCGAGCATCGTGACTGGATGACTAAAAACAAGACCAGTGCATGCTGACCACATAGCCGACCGCACAGAGTttgatgtgtgtgaatgggtgtgcAGCCAAGATCTCGACTCTCTAACTGTGGGAGAGATTATGAACCTGTCGCTCGCTTTGTTCTCTGACACAGTGACCGAACCagcagagctgctgcttctAGACTGAACTGTTTACTGTAGACAACACTGGTTGTTGCTGCAATCAACCAGTTTAAGAGGTGATAATATCTTTAAACACCACCACCCCCCTGctgttgtgaaatatttgccTCTCATGTTAATTATGAATGAGAGGTGCTGTAAAGGGCTAACAGTGGTGacatgttggtttttttttttgatacttGTGTCTTGAACTGAGAAGTCTCACACAGGACACGGCACATCTTGGTGCTCATTGTTCAGATACTTCTTGTCACCCTTCTGCTCAAACCACATGTTTGAGGATGTGCGGCTGctttttgtcactttgtttcAATTTCCTGTCAAAAAGATGTATGAAATTTCCACTGAAACCGCTACGTGTTGGTTTGCAGGTTTCATCTCTGTATGAGTTCTTTGTTTGATCACCGGATCCTAACTATATCATAAGCACTTAGAACATTTTAAGAATgttaatatattaaaatatctCCCATGCTCAATGCATACAGATGGTAGAGAGGATAGAAAGGGATGTTTCACAATCTAACTTCTCCTAAAGTTCAAATTGTGAAGTTTCATGCTGCAAACTTCTCTGTTCTCTATCTGCCATCTCAGTCACACAACATTCATTACAGTATATATTTGGCTGATTTTATAACTTCTCTACAAGCTGTATAGTTTCTGTTAATTACAATAAAGATTACAACTTTGAAACACAAATTCCTACAGTGCGCAATACTTTTTAAATGCCTGTGTGTTTGGATCatagaggaaaacaaacataataCAAGGAGGCTAACATTCAAATTTGGTGTTGATCTGGATGTGATAAACAGAATTTGACAAAGTCCTCATCACCATACACCAGGGCTGTCAAACATATGGCTTGTGGGCCAAAACTGGCCTGCCGAAGGGTCCAATCTGACCCACTGGATGACTCTGCACACCTTATACTGATGCATGTGTATAGGCTAAGAGgtgtcaggtttcaggagcTGGTTAAATATTCAGTAGCCTGCCttatgtaaaatgctgcttcagagtcTTTTCCACCAGGAtcagaatacagttctctgaaataacaatgaatacttattGTGGTCTTATTTAGAGATATTAAACAGTGTGCAAAGTGTTGTCAATAAGCAGCCTCAAAGGACTACAAAAGTAGGGCAGGCAGTGATAATTTAACCTGCTTCCTTAATAGCTGCCAccttagtttggtgtggtgatgttaCTGTGCATTACTGCACAGGACATGcacagaaaaatgcacatgtaatgacagtgagtaagtTCACTGACTGAATGCGgaaaagcagacaaaatgttaatTCTTTTCAGAATGTACTTGTACTTCTTCACACGAAATGAAATGGAAACATTTAGAGGTGTTGTTATTCACAGGTTTAATGCAGTGATTTAACTGGTCCGGCCCACTGGAGATCAACCTGGGCTGTatgtgacacacaaacaaaaatgagtttgacacccctgctgtaCACAGTTCCCTTCTTCTCACTTTCATCAATtagatatataaaaataaatcttttcattCAAATAAGTGATCAATTTTAttatttggtgtgtgtgtgtgtgtgtgtgtgtgtgtgtgtgtgtgtgtgtgtgtgtgtgtgtgtgtgtgtatatctgtctGTCCGCTGTTAATCtagcaaactactggaccattcagcctcatattttgtgtgcacatttctgACTGTATGTTTAAGAAGCTCTcgtggttgcagtgattcacaatTGTTAAAAAACCTGTTTCATTGACTGTTTTCGTCGACTGCTGACTCTTTACACCTCTTAACTGGCCAGTAGGGGCTGCTAAATTTTCCAGATGTAATCTCGGCTAAAAACACctagtctcactctgaagtcgtcaaattCCGGCGCCTGGGCAACACTAtccggcgtcagacacagacaaaaaaagctgctttcatgtcggcatgatatgtaCTCAGTTGCTGTCATAGCAAGAGAGGCAAGAGCGAAATTTAAGGTGGCAGAAGTCCAAATACGGTGGATGGGAGGgaacaacaaccacaaactttcctgtgagattataaagcctaaccctcttcttttctttttttaaacccaaccacatgcttttgttgcctaaacccaaacatgtgtatgtgttggcAAATCataaccacatgtgtttgttgttgaaggaaaagaaacattgattcacactgttgcactgacgtagtgtgtttattttcaaagaGACTATGTAAATGtcttgtgaaaatggaagtgtatttcgaaagaagacaatgctgtaacaggcagaacttgacatggcatcccagatcatcaacaaccaacacacccagggtaccttccacgtcatatctggatgtggaaagtccatgaccaaacgtcaatatgtgatgagatcagagtgagaatgtgttgaaaaacaacaagccttacctAGTCTGTTTCAGGCCACATTTTGGTTTTCATTGTGGCTTCATTTTGAACCTCAGCATCTGCAGATGAATTCCATACCCAATATGTCCTAATCCGCTAAAGTTCGTCACAATACAAGATGAATTAGTCCTTGTCTTTTATCATCCATCTtggccttaaagggacagtgcacccaaaaatgaaaattcagccattatctactcacccatatgccgatggaggctcaggtgaagttttagagtcctcacaacacttccggagatcccaggggagagggggtagcagcacaactccacctaatggaggcttatggtgccccagattcaaacgtccaaaaagacataattgaaaccacaaaatatttccatactgctcatctgtagtgatccaagtgtcctgaagccccgacataaaaaggtgtttggaaaaacgtcatttgaactctgtctTTCGCCTCattgtgtgttcacgtgctttcgctggaatctggggcgctgtaagcctccattggttggagttgtgttgctataccctctcccctgggatctccgcaagtgatgtgaggactctaaaacttcacctgagcctccctcaggatatgggtgagtagataatggctgtattttcatttttgggtgcactatccctttgaAGGAGCCGGAAGGAACAATTTCACCATGTGCAACTCTCTGCGCAAGTAGGTTTAGCTGCAGCTGAAGCAGCTACGTGACCCACCCACCATATCCATGCGTCAGTCCACGATCACCTCCTTTTGCCTCTTGGCCTGGAAACCAAAGCCACGACAAAAGTAATCAGCTAGCTAGGTTAAAAGAGAAGCAGCTAATTCCACTGCAGATTACTAAATACATGGcctaaaatgtaatttgtaacataTTTACTATTAGATTACTCAAACTACcgtaaaactttaattaatagcccgggctattatttgcttaacaACTGAAACCAACAGGCCAATATTTGGCACAGGCCTTTAATTACTTTTACACACCTTTTACCCTGCTTATAAAATGCATTATGTCTTCATGTGTAATGAGTTATAAAGTTGATTATTGCTATGTATGGCCTCATATATACTCACTACAGTGGCACCTTGTAGCAGGGTTCAGATAACCATTATGctggtgggtttgtcttgtactGGTGGTGGGCGCAGTTTGTGGGGCTGTCTCGTTTACACTGCAAATGTAATCTGTCTGGAGTTATAAATGTCTGTCTGCAGTCTGCCTGCAACACAGTTTCCTTCTGTCCACTGCACGTCATCACAACACACCAGGAACATCTCAGAAGTGGAGCGATTTGCCTGCCATATTTTGTACACTTGGAGATTTTGGGTCATTTTTCCTCGATACTTGTGCTTCCACCATAAGTAAGTAGGCTATTTAGTGacatgtttttactttttgtcaACTTTAATTGTGTTCATTTcctgttctgttgttttgtaGCCCTCAGACAATGGCACAAAGTTAATACTGTTAAAAGTCCAGCTATAAAAAACATGGATCAAAGATATATGGTTGTGTCTTAGTCATTAAAAATACAGTCATCATAATAATTATATGGTAAGGATATTCATATTTCACATACAACGCCTGTTTGCGGGAAAACTCACGTTTGTGCAACACGTTGCAGCTGCTTTAAAAATAGACAACGTGTATTTTAATAGTTCTGAAACCCGCTGCAGGGCTTCTGCTAAAATGACAAGACTGTTTTAAGTGGTCAGCCTGGGCGGGCGGCTGTCGGAGAGCTGTGCTCCACTgggtgcacttttctagttttgtTTAAATTTACATAATGGTCTAAAGTCACTTCAAGGCCTTGAATCTGGCAGGTGTGTTTATTGCCTAAAAAACAGTCACAAGtgaagacctttttttttaaatctcagagGCTCCTGATGTTTTATTGTAATGATGAAAACACTGGTTTAGAAtagaaaaaaaactattttattctttattgagaaaaacaaagcaatatACAGTATTATCATGGtataaaatatacataattTAAAACTTTGCTTGTAAAACAGTCGCTATCACTTTACCTTGCAGACAGAAAAGGGAAATGTTATATTTCTACTACAAGAAAAATAGCTGCCAACAAGTCCAGGTGTGTGACCTCAAATCCCTGAAagacaatgttatttttgtctgATGGTCATGCTCATGTTCATCTACTCATACACTGTGAGAACAACAGGAAGTTGAAAGAATGCATAGCCTGTTTAAGGCTACAGAACACAGGAAATTTACATTAACACTTTGCGCTCAGCTGTCTCGGTCTTCATGTCAGTCAGTCTTTAAGTCTGGGCAGGTCTGTACATGTGGTTGTTGatatgtctgtctctctctctctcaaataGCGATGGAGTTAGAGGTGTCGGCAGACTCAGACCAGATGGAGCTTCTCCTGCTCGTACCAACAGAGTGCAGTTTGACACTTGTCGACAGCTTGCAGCCCAGAGACCTCAGGATTTCCAGGAGCTGACGCCTGAACTTCACGCCCACAAAGGCATACAGGATGGGGTTGAGGCTGCAGTGGAGGTAACCTACACAGGAGGTGACTATCTTGGCTTTCTCCAGAGATGTTCTGACTCCACAGGTGTCCATGGTGTAGTTGGAATGAAGCGTGTCCACCATGAGTGTGATGTTGTATGGCGTccagcagaggaagaaaacCACCACCACGGACACGATGACCCTGAATGCTTTCTGCTTTTGGAGGCCCTGGGAGCCGCACCGCAGCCGGCGCAGGATGCAGGAGTAGCAGAAGATCATGATGACTGAAGGCAGCAGGAAACCCACTgtgtggtagagcaggcgtgATGCCAGCCGCCAGTCACCTACTGACTCCAAGGAAAACCTGAAGTAGTTGCGAATACACTCGGTTTTGTTTCGCCTGTCATCCTTCATAGCTTCCAAGAAAACCCAGTCAGGGAtagagaggagcagggagaagAGCCACACTGCCAAGCAGCTGAACTGGACGACCCAGGGGTTCCTGCGGGAGTACATCTGGGTAGCATGGACGATGGACAGGTAGCGGTCCAGACTGATGCAGGCCAGCAGAAAGATCCCACAGTAGAAGTTGATCTGAGGGTACAAAGAGAtgtgaaaaatctttttttgcaACAACCTTCTGTTACCCATCATGCCCTTTGATGCACGCCTCTTACCGTAAAAACAGCTCCAGTGATCTTACAGAGGGGGGTGCCAAAGGTCCATCCACCTTTTTGAGCCGACTGTGCAGCCCAGAAGGGAAGCGTCAGGAGCAGCAGGACGTCTGCCACACCCAGGTGGAGGATGAAGGTGTCTGTCACACTCCAGGCCCTCCTGCTCTGAACCAGAACCCCCAGCAGCACTCCGTTCCCCAGGACACCCACAACAAACGCCACCGAGTACAGAACTGGGATGAAGACCGCCTCAAAATTCATGCCCTCGCTCAGGTCACATACATCACCCCCTTCACAACAATAGTCTTCATATGAATCAGAGGTGTTGTCGTATAAATCGTCAAAGCCATCAAGGAGGCTTCCCGTCAGTGTAATCACGTCAGAGTCGTCCATCATTGAACTTCtgcaagagaagaagaagaagaagaaaatgaagagGACATGTATACATTCATTTGGTTAAAGCATCTTACTTGTGAAGTCTGTTTGAACCACATGGTGGtgctgtctatctatctatctatctatctatctatctatctatctatctatctatctatctatctatctatctctgtcctctaaaaaacataaacaaacattttggaaaaatgtaaatgaaaagaATCCTGAagtcaaaaattaaaatatagaataaggttttttttgttttttttttaacatttttgccaAACATGTGCATCAGTCATTGTGTTCCCTCTGATCAGAGAGATGGGCATCATCTTTTGAAATATTTGGAGGTGACATAAGAGACCTTAAATGTGGGGGCTGAAATACCACAATGCATTTCCTTCACCGTGGTGCAGCAGTACAAAGCTTTGAAAGGTTTGAAGGTACGATGCCAAGTGACCTAATCTCAGTTCCCTCTGTCGCCACAAAAAGTTGTGTACATTTCAGTCATTCAACTGTTGGGGTATGTACAGAATTTCTTTGTGTCAGCAGATGGGGAAGAGAAATTAATATACATAGAAAGCATGTGTAACACTTAGTTTCAGAGTTGTCAGCAAGTTAAAATCCTTAATGCACTAAAATATGAATCACAGTGTTGACTAGCATATGTAACTTGTTGCACAGATGATCATGAGGTCATGGTAAATGATTAAATATTTGACTATAGCACCTCATTGTGCTGCAGCTTTTTAGTGAATGGCATGGTGAAGTTAGTTGCACACTGTCACGCTACAaaccacatcacacacactaacGCTGTGGCCTCTTACTGTGAACTAAAGCTGTTAGAACAAACAGCAAAAGAGTGAGAAAAAGGATGTAAACAATATTCAATTTATGTTCATCAGTAATTAGttaattacacaaaaaaggttcagcCTACAAAAGCAGGTGAACTGAAGTGATGTGAATTAAAATCctcaaatattaaatattgatATATGCCAAGAGCAATATAGGCATCATCTAAAAATGAtttatgataaatgataaaaaaaataaaattcaaggtAATGACTTACTGAATTGTGATCCTTTGATACTGTATACTCCACAGTAAGCTGGCACTACACGGCAGAAATGAGCTCTAATGATCCAGTGTTGAATGGTGAATGCATCTATAGAGGAAGAGACAAGAGAACAAAACCCGCCTCTGACCATGTGTGAAGTGTGACAAGTAGAAGCACAGCCATGCAGAAAATgttaatgtctttaaaaaacattagAGCAACTGTTATTATTAAGAGTTGTTGTGATTTAAAActtgattttatattttttactttttcttttcttcaaaaaaacaaaaaacaattaccTCTTAAAagtaagaaatgtttttttgctttgaagTAAATATTGATTGCACAGTGTAATGGCTATAGGCCTTCCCTTTAAGCCTTACTTTAACTATGCAGTTCTGTTCACCATCAGGTAGGAACTCCTGGGAAAAATGAAGGCTCAATTCAAGCCACAAAGAAAGTCGTCCACTGTACCACCAAAACAGGAAGGGaacagcacttttgttttccaGTGTAGCAACCTGTGGCTATCTCCAattaccaaagagtatcagtttaagttctttgcagttagTATCCCCTGTGCCAGAAATGGCAGACGGTGAATAAACTGAAGTAacttggaaaaacaaaatgcagtgtgtcTTTCATTTGTGCCCGTTGCTTGGCTCCAAGGAAAACGCACAGCGATCTGTTTGTCGTTGCAACAGCAGTGCAAACAGTAATACCACTCTGAAACGTGAGGGAGGTTAAAAGTTGTCCATTTCCACTTTtccacttttaaaaaacataatgatGTTTTATGTTCACAAAGACtttgtgaaaacaaaattacttcatttattaaaacactgaacaaatgaGAGATCTGGATGGTGATTCACAGGTTTGTAAAACAAACTAGTGCTCTTCAAGCTGCCCACTTGTCTTATGTTGACAAAGACAATAAAACTTAAGAACACATAAGATGTCACATGCGTGAGTAGGCTGGTACTGTACCACTTTCCACTGAAACTGatggaaaaacatttctttgaATTAACACCCACCTCATCAGTTTCCTCTCAGACTCTGTTGTTGAAAAGAAATACATCTTACTAATATTGTGACATGTCGTGTGTATATATGTTGTGACAAAACTCAATATTCATTGACAGTTTAGTGACACTCAACCTCAGGAGGACATGCATTTATTCTGGTTATTGAAGAGAGGACATTCATAGTTCGCAGCAAGTTAAAATCCTCAATGCACAAAAATATGAATCACAATGTCAACTACAACTTTTTAGTGAATGGCATGGTAATGTCAACGGCACACTATCATGCTTCAAACCACATCACGGTCCAACACTGTATGGTTTCTTACTGTGAACTGAAGGTGTGAGAACAAACAGCTAAAGAGtgaacatccatccatccatgtatatggatgtaatccctccagcgtgttctgggtctgccccggggcctcctaccagtgggacgtgcccagaacacctctaacaggaggtgcccaggaggcatcctgatcagatgtctgaaccaccttaactgaccccttttcaatgcagaggagcagcggctccactccgagctccttaccctatctctaaggctgagcccagccacgcTACGGAGGAAACTCGTccacttgtatccgcaatctcattctttagGTCATTAGCCAGTGCTCATGACCagaggtgagggttgggacgtagatggaccagtaaatcaaaagcttcgccttccaactcagctctctcttcaccatgacgAGTCACGAATCACGAGTCCGGCACAGCGCCCGCATCattgcagaagccgcaccaaaccgccaatccatctcacgctccattctaccctcactcgtgaacaagaccccaagatacttaaactccctcgcttgaggcagtaactctctcccaacctggAGGGCGCAATCCACCGgttaccagcagagaaccatggcctcaatTTGGGGGTGGTGACTCTCATCCCAAacgcttcacactcagctgcaaaccgcCACAGttcatgctggaggtcacagtgtgatgaagccaacagaaccacattgtctgcgaaaagcagagatgcaattctgaggccCCCAAACccgaccccttcctcccccagGCTGCACttcgagatcctgtccatgaatatcacaaacaggatgGGTGACAAGGAGCAACCCTGACGAAGGCCGACACCCACCGAGAACATGTTTGAGTGAACAATAAGGACGATAGAACTTTACAGACATGACTGTACATAAACATACGATGTCATATGTGTGAGTAGGCTGGTACACTTCACTTCAGTCAAAGCTACCATGTCACTGACTAAAAAACCATATGTCATTTGAGTGACAGCTGCAGCCTCAGGAGGACGGACGTACATTCATTCTGATCATTAAAGAGAAAGTATAAAAAGGGATGTTGCACAATCTAACTTCTCCTAAAGTTTTAAGTGTAAAGTTTCATGTTGCAGAGTTGTCCATCCTCTATCTGCCATCTCAGTCACAAAATTGACGACAGAGAGTACAGTTTATATTTGGCTGATTTTATCATCTCTACTCTACCTAGCTCTATAtgaaaaaacatgcaaatatcaGTTTCTGTTCATAACCGATCAAGATAACGAAACCCACAATAAAAATCTCACAAGACTTTTTAAATAAAGCACTTGTGTGTTTGGATCATACAGTAAAACAAGTGCatacttataaaaggaacacaCAATACAAGCAAGACTAACATCATTCGAATATATGGAACTGATGAAAacaagatttaatttattttcagtaaTAAGTTAATAAGGTGAAGATCACatacacaaaacagaaaactggCCTACGAAAGCAGCTGAGATGTAATGATGTGAATTCTAATCttcaaatattaaataatgatataaataatgaacacacacagatctggaCCGTCTGGAAACAAGCTAGTACTCTCCATGCTGCTCTCTTGTCTTATGTTAATGAAGGGACTTTACACCAATATAAAGTAATGATAAGCAGATATACAGAAGTCGTGTGAGTAGGCAGGTGCACTTTCCACAGAAACTGATGAATAGCATTTCTCTGAATTAACACCCACTGCAGAATCAGTCGGTGCTGAAAAGAAAGATGACAATACCGAATGCTCACTGACATTTAAGTGACGCTGGCAACCTCAGTGGAACATCTGCATTTATTCTACTCACTGAACAGCAGTGTGCAGAAAGTCTTACTTTAAGACTATCTAGTATCAGATCACCCTTTCCCGAGCAGAAACACTCTTCAACTTCCTTTATGAACCACATCAGAGACCGACCATCCTCGTGCCATTTCATCAGATTAACTGCATGAATGATCTCTACTTTTTAGTTTCAATTTCTCTAACCTGCAGTTGAATAGAGgttattcattcatgtgtgTACTCATGCCCTTGCTGGTGGCATGCTTAATGGGATTTGGCATTTCATACTTTTGCTGGCTGGCGGATTTGTCATTCGTGCACAGCGACAACAGCAAAAGGAAGACACGAGGTCACAGCTCAACATATGAAACTGGCACTACAGTAGTTACACTAACACAGAttcaaaaaagaaacattaGTATAGTTAAGGgtagacacaaaattaaaagcaGGTGTAATCATAATTGAGCAGTGACTTGATACAAGACTGATCTTAACTGAAGCACTGAAACtaaaccttaaaaaaaagtacagattTAAATACTTAGTTGCAAATGTGAGACAGAAGTGAAAACTGTAGAACTGCATACAACAGAGCAATGAAACAAGTATCCTCCAGTCACGCTGCTCATCTTTATTATACCAGTTCGCAGAAACAGCTGAGGTTGGTTCCTGTGGTATGTACAGAGGTTAATTGGAACATcatgtacagacacacaaacagcagaagCAGCTCACACCTTTGTCATGTTGATAGACTTCACTGTCTAATCAGAATGAAGTTTGTCTGTGAAGTTTTGCACCTTACGTGAAGCCCAATTGAGCTGTTTTATTgtaacacacatgcatgcaggtGGTGTCACATTATGCCAGTGCTCAACAGGTGGTGGTAACATGCCAAGACATGCTGCAATGTGCAAGCAAAGACATGGAAGAAGCTAGGGAACATGGATGTAACCAATTCTGGATTTAAAATACTCTAAAAAATTGTCTTATGAGGGAGGAAATGCATGCGGCAAGTAGCTAACACAGGACATTTAAAAGCCTTATCAATTACCTGATACTATTAATGTATTGCATATCAGTGTCAAATCTCTCCCTAAATCATTTTCACTAACCATTTCATATAAGGTTTCTCCTCCACAACCACAagatttttatcacttttttttttttctctcagttttaTGCGAGTATGCACACCGACATGCAACACCTGTGACAGCACGGGGTTTAAAGTGTCTTGTCTGCTTCCCCTTGCCTATGTATAGAGCAAAAGGTTCAGAGTGTGttcctgtttgttttcacaCCTTTTCTTTCCCCTTCTGTTCTGCAGCGTTTATGCAGTTCTTGTGGTGAGAGAGGCTGATGGAAGTGCAAACATCTGGCCATGAAACTCACTCGGTGACTTTTTCAGCCCACCACCAACACAAGAATAATCATTGCTGGAAACTAATAGACTTGTGATATGCAAGAAACAATTTACATAAGATGGAAGCACAATGCACGTCTGAAGATTCACTGTTCGGTTGAGCGGTGAGATGCAGAAAGTTGGACCTGAAGAGTTATATCATAACTTGTGAGGCTACAGTTT is part of the Epinephelus fuscoguttatus linkage group LG8, E.fuscoguttatus.final_Chr_v1 genome and harbors:
- the cxcr3.1 gene encoding C-X-C chemokine receptor type 3.1; translation: MMDDSDVITLTGSLLDGFDDLYDNTSDSYEDYCCEGGDVCDLSEGMNFEAVFIPVLYSVAFVVGVLGNGVLLGVLVQSRRAWSVTDTFILHLGVADVLLLLTLPFWAAQSAQKGGWTFGTPLCKITGAVFTINFYCGIFLLACISLDRYLSIVHATQMYSRRNPWVVQFSCLAVWLFSLLLSIPDWVFLEAMKDDRRNKTECIRNYFRFSLESVGDWRLASRLLYHTVGFLLPSVIMIFCYSCILRRLRCGSQGLQKQKAFRVIVSVVVVFFLCWTPYNITLMVDTLHSNYTMDTCGVRTSLEKAKIVTSCVGYLHCSLNPILYAFVGVKFRRQLLEILRSLGCKLSTSVKLHSVGTSRRSSIWSESADTSNSIAI